One region of Danio aesculapii chromosome 7, fDanAes4.1, whole genome shotgun sequence genomic DNA includes:
- the LOC130232893 gene encoding arylamine N-acetyltransferase, pineal gland isozyme NAT-3-like produces MDLREYLNRIGFTGQFSKPDLDSLFTIHKLHVMSAPFENFSVHNGEKNSMDLRVIYDKIVKSNRGGWCCENNLLFSWALKEMGYKSTILGGRVFNSLEQDFLPSDSHLINLVEIEGKQYIADVSFGMSYQIWYPLELISGKDQPQPSGVFRLTNNGEKWLLQKTGRKQLIVDNGFVDSSLVDKRLTKTLYSLTLTPRDADHFLEMSVMLQTNPDSLFVLKTICSLQTATGYRALLGSTYSEVTFKEDSDSVEMKKIPDDEIEAVLKEKFNMVLVNKFTPKNQKADYRM; encoded by the coding sequence ATGGATCTGAGAGAGTACTTGAACAGGATTGGGTTTACTGGCCAGTTCAGCAAACCTGACTTGGACAGTTTGTTCACCATCCACAAGCTGCATGTTATGAGCGCCCCATTTGAGAACTTCAGTGTTCACAATGGGGAGAAGAACTCAATGGACCTGCGTGTCATCTATGACAAAATAGTCAAGAGCAATCGAGGAGGCTGGTGTTGTGAAAACAACCTCTTGTTCTCATGGGCCCTGAAGGAGATGGGATACAAATCTACCATATTGGGTGGCAGGGTGTTCAACTCTCTGGAACAGGACTTTCTTCCTAGTGACTCTCATCTTATCAATCTGGTGGAGATCGAAGGAAAGCAGTACATCGCTGACGTGAGTTTTGGTATGTCATATCAGATCTGGTATCCCTTAGAGTTGATCTCAGGTAAAGACCAGCCACAGCCTTCAGGAGTGTTTCGCCTCACAAACAACGGTGAAAAGTGGCTTCTGCAGAAGACCGGAAGGAAGCAATTGATCGTAGATAACGGCTTTGTGGATTCTAGCCTTGTTGACAAACGGCTCACCAAAACATTATACTCCCTCACATTAACACCACGTGATGCAGATCATTTCCTGGAGATGTCGGTTATGCTGCAGACTAACCCAGACTCTCTGTTCGTGCTCAAGACCATTTGCTCCCTTCAGACGGCCACTGGCTACAGAGCTCTGCTCGGCTCGACATACAGTGAAGTCACTTTCAAAGAGGACTCAGATTCAGTGGAAATGAAGAAAATCCCAGATGATGAGATTGAGGCTGTGCTGAAAGAAAAGTTTAACATGGTGTTGGTTAATAAGTTCACACCTAAAAACCAGAAAGCTGATTACCGCATGTAG